CTTACGGACGTTTACGGCTCGTTACGGCTCGCCGAACCGAAATGAGGGCTCTTGCCGGATGGCCCGGTATCCGCTAGTGATGTGCGCTCGATTCAGCCCCAGACGTGGATCGGCATGAAGGCCGGCGGCACGAACGTTCAGCGAGCGCGGTGCCTTCCAGCAGCTCGGCGGTGCTTGAGGGCAGCCGCGTCAGCGTGTCCGGGAGAGCGTCGCACCAGCGTGTGGCTCGTGTCGTGCCGGTCTGGCTGTCGCCGTCATCGGCTTGTAAGAAGTGACGCAGAGCAGCGCTTCTAGGGTGGACGGCATGTTCCCAGTACGAACGGCGGCCGCGATGGCGGCAGTTGCCCTGCTGGCGGCCGGGTGCGGCGGCGCATGGCAGGGCGAGGCGGCGAGTGGCACCGCGTCGGCCTCGGCGACCTCCACTGCGACCTCCACTGCGACCTCCACGCTGACGGCGTCCCCGGCGGCCTCCGTGACGCCCTTACCGACTGCGTCCCAGGAAGCGGAAGCGGCAGGCAAGGCTTCTGCGCCCGCCGCGCTGGAGTTCTCCGCCCGGACGCTGGACGGTGAGGCCTTTCAGGGGGCGAGCCTGGCGGGAAGGCCGGTGGTTTTCTGGTTCTGGGCGCCGTGGTGTCCCAAGTGCCTTTCCGAAGCGCCCGCAGTGAAGGCCGTGGCCGGCAAATACAGCGAGGTCGCGTTCGTCGGGGTCGCGGGGTTGGACACCGAGACGGCGATGAAGGAATTCGTCCAGCGCACCGGCACCGGCAACCTCGTGCACCTGTCAGACGCCAAGGGGGTGGTCTGGACGAAGCTGGGTGTCAGCCAGCAGTCCACGTTCGTGTTCATGAAACCGGACGGCTCCACCGCGATTGCCTCGGGTCCGCTCAGTCGGGACAAGCTGGACGAGCACCTCCGCGAGCTCCTCGTTCGGTAACTTTCCCATGTCCTCATCCATCCCGCAGGAGCGTGCATGAGCGATCTGCCGCTCGCCCTGGCACTCACGGCCGGCACCGTGGCCGCGTTCAACCCGTGCGGCTTCGCCATGCTGCCCGCCTACCTCACCCTGTTGATCAACGACGAGGAGACCACACGCCGCGGGCCCATCGGACGGGCGCTGATGCTTTCGGTGGCTATGACCGCCGGATTCGTCACGGTTTTCGGCCTGTTCGGGCTCGCGGTCACCGCGCTGGCGGTGTCGGTGGGCGGCTATCTGCCGTGGGCCAGCCTGGGTATCGGGGTGGTCCTGGTCGGCCTGGGTGTCTGGTTGTTGTCCGGTCGCGAACTGCTGCTGCGCCTGCCGGGGCCGGCCACCGGCCGCCCCACCACCTCACCCCTGTCCCTGTACGGTTACGGGCTGTCGTATGCGCTGGCCTCCCTGTCCTGCACGGTCGGCCCGTTCCTCGCGGTCACCTCGGCCTCTCTGTCCGGCGGCGGGCTGCTCGGCGGCGTGGCAGCCTTCGCGACCTACGCGCTCGGCATGGGCCTGGTCATCGCCGTACTGTCGCTGGCGGTGGCGTTCGCCCGCGCCGCCGTGGTCGCCAGACTGCGACGCCTACTGCCGTACGTGTCCAGAGCCAGCGGCGGCCTGCTCACCCTCGCCGGCCTGTACGTCGTCTACTACGGCTGGTACGAGCTGCGCGTCTTCGCCGGAGCCGACGCCGACGACCCGATCGTGAGCACCGCGACAGCCGTACAAGCCACCATCGCCGGCTGGCTGGCAGGGCTTGGCACCGGCTGGATCGTCGTCGTGCTCGCCTTGCTCGTCGTCGGGGCGCTCGCGCTGTGCAAGACGCGACGGCGCGATCGTATTCCTGAGTGACGCCGCCATGGCGGCAGAGCGCCACGATGCCACTGCCCACCAGGAAGTCAATCCCGGTGACGGTGACCTGCAGACCGAGCACGGTCATCTCGAACGGCACCGCCAGGTTGTCGCCGCCGGGAAGTAGTGCTGGAATGACCCCTGCGGCGCGCCCGCGTACTCGATCACGTCACGGATGCCGGTCCCTGTCACCCCCCGCGTCGGCAGCTGCTGGCGGAGGCCGCCAGCAGCATGGCGCCGAGCAGGGCGGGCCTTTTCAAGGTTCCGCTGAACAGACGTGCTTCCTTCCAGGGGGATGAATCGTCGTGCGCGAGGATGCGCAGGTGATCAGGAAGTGGCTGGTTTGAAGGTGCTGTCGGCTCGGAAGGCGGAGGTGTCCTGGTCCTTGTCGAGCCACAGCTGGTGGTGGCGGTGGCGGATGAACCGGCCGGGATAGTTGAGCGACTCCAGCCGCACTGTCCCCGCGCCCGAGGCCGGCCGGGCGAGGAAGGTCGCGTCCCGCTCGAACAGCTCGGTGTCGTTGTCGGCGTCGAACCGCAGCCGGTAATTTTTGTGCCGCAGGTAGCGGCCGTCCCCGTCCATGAACGAGTAGCCCTTGGCGTCGGCCAGGCCGGGCACGATCCGCAGCGGTGCCGCCTCCCCGAGCACGCCGAGAGCACCCGAGGCGGCGATCCCTTCCTTCGGGAAGTTGATCGACTGGAGGGTGCGCGTCACCCCGGTCGGCAGCGCGCCGCCACCGCCGGAGGCGGCGGCCGCGCGGGTGAACAGCAGGGTCCCGAAGCCGAGCTGGTCGAACCCGCCGCTGTTCGGCCCGTAGTCGCCGCCACCGCCCTCGGCCCGCACCCGCTCGGCGTACGCCTTCGTGTACGGCAACGCCAGCCCGCGCCGGTTGGCGTAGTGGTTGTAGAGCAGCTCCCACACGGGACGGTCCTGGCCGCGCGCCGCGCTCGAGATGACCGCCTGCTCCTGGGGGGCGCAGTTCTGGCCGTGGCCCCACTTGTACGTGGTGAACGGCACGTCCTGGCCCAGGTTGTACTTGGCGGCGTACTCGGCCGCCTTCATGATCCGGTTGTCGGCGTAGCCGTACAGGTCGACGCCCTGGTTCCAGGCCATTTCCGCGATGGTGCCGATCAGGCCGATCCCCATCACGGTGTGCGCCTGGTCGCGCCCGCTCTCCTGCCACTGGGCGAGACCGCCCGGGTGGAGGAACGGGATGGCGTTCATGATGGACCCGTTGCCCTTGCCGTTCTTGAAGTAGTCGACGGCCCGCTCGAACTTGGCCTGGTCGTCGCAGAACAGCCCGATCGCCATGACCGAGGCCATGTTGCACAGGTCCCAGTTGGCCCAGTAGTGGGTGATGCAGGCACCGTTGTGTTCACGCAGGAAGCGGTCGTTCACCGGGTAGAAGACGGTCAGCAGCATCTTCTGGAACCGCTCGACGTCGAAGCCCGGGTAGCCGCGCATGAGCTCGGCGGCGTTGGCGACCTGGTAGCCGTAGATGCCCGCCGCCAGGAACCGGTCGGAGCTGCCGTTGATCGCCTTCAACATGCCCGACCAGGCGTTCAGGATGTCCCGGGCGGCGTCGCCGTGCGCCTTCTCGCCGGAGATCCTCCAGCGCAGCGCGTTCTGGTAGGCGGCGTGCACGTCGTTGTAGAACTGCCAGTAGTTCTGCCCGGTCCCGCCACGCACCACCGTCTCCAGCGGGCGCGCCTTCCACGTGCTCTTGGAGTGCCCGTTGGCGACGAGCTTGTCCCACCCGCTCTTGTACGGCTGCGCTCCCGCCTGCACCGCAGCCGCGATCCGGTCGAAGTCCGCCTGGGTGTGCAGCAGCCCCGGGTGCTTGAACGCCGCCGCCGCCGACGACGCCCGCGCCACGGAGGGCAGCGCCGGCAGCACCGCGATCCCGGCCGCGGCCTTCAGCAGGCTCCGTCGGCTGGTGTGGAGAACCATGTGAGTCCTTTCGCGAGACGATCTCTCGTCCCGAGGAGACTGGCTGGGGGCGACCCCATAACACTTTTCCGGATGCCCGTTCCATTCGGCGGGCGCAGAATATCGCCGTTCGCCTGGTTTCTCCTGGTACTCACTGGTTTACATAGGTTGTGCCGTTTCACCTTGCTGAGCTGATCGCCGAGCACGAGGTCCCCGGAGCCGCACTGGCATACCTGCGCCAGGGAGAGCTGCACGAGTTCGCCGCCGGCACGCTCAACACCGCCACCGGCGTCGAGGCGACCCCGGACGCGCTCGCCGCCAGAACAACCCGCTCGGGCGGGAGGTGAACTTCTCGGTGGTGTCTCGGTGGCTCGGATCGCTGATTCGCAGGCCTGGAAATCGTCGGTCACTCGGCCGTGAGGCCCGCGTCGTTGAGTCGCTTGATGAGGCTGGGCTTGCCCTGGTGTCGTTCCCGGAGGTGGGTGAGGCGCTGGGCGAAGGTGCCGGCATGCTCGTCGCGGATGGCCAGGGCGTGAAGGCCGCGCAGGAGTTCGACGGCTTGGTCGTATTCGCGGGGCTTCTTGATGTCGATGGATGCCTCCACCCAGTCCCACGCCGCTTCGAGGTCCTGGCCGAGCCGCTTCAGATGGAGTTCCCTGGCCTGCGTTCCAGCGCATCCAGACGGCGTTCGAGCACTTGAGCGGCGTGCTGAGTTCCCTCGGCCAACCGGATGACCCGGCGGGCGAGGTCATGAATGGGCTCGCGCTCGAGGTCCACGCTCACCGTCGCTCGACTCCTTCGGTCGCGTTACCTGAGTTGCACCTTCGGCGTAGCTGGTAGCCAAGCCTTACTCGCGCCAACGAGTAGCATCCGTCCGCGTCACGACGTTTTCGTCGAACTGGGGTTACGGGTTCTCCTCAGACATGATGCCGACGGCGGCATGCCAGGCTTCCCAGACCTCGGGACGGAGCCTGCCGCGGTCGGCGACGGGACTGTACGGTTTACTGGACACACCCGGCCGGATCGCCGATGCGGACATGCAGGTTCGTCAGCACGCGGAATTTCCAGCCGCGCAGGTTGTGCGGCTGTTCGGGGTCCAGGGAGAGCCGTGGGTGTTGCTCGAGTAGCACGTCCAGCAGGGCCGCGATGATGGCACCGACGACTGGGGCGGCGAGGCATGCGTGGCGGGAGTATCCGAGACCCAGGTTGGGGAAGGGGTCTCGGTTGATGTCGAAGGTGTCTGGGTCGGTGAAGATGCTCTCGTCCCGGCCTGCCGAGGCGATGGCCGCCATGACGGTTGCTCCGGCGGGGATGATCTGTCCGGCGAGGAGCACGTCTTTGGTCGCGCGGCGGCTGAGCGCGCCGTTTGGTGACAGCCAGCGCAGCGTTTCGTGGACGGCCTTGCGGATCAGACGCGGGTCATCGCGGATGGCCTGCATTTGCGTGGGGTGCTGGAGCAGCGCGAGCAGCGTGAGCCCGGCGCCGGCCGCCGGTTCCAGGAACGCCGAGAGGATCTCGATGAAGGTGGGCATGATGTTCTCGGCGGATCGGACGGTGTCGGCCGGGCAGCCGCTGTGGAGCAGCTGTGACAGGACTGAGTTGTCGGGCCGGTCTGTAGTTTGCCGGGCGAATGGCTCGATCGTCTGGCGGATCTCGGTGGCGGCGGCCATCGCCTGTTCGTGTACGGCCGAGTCCGCCGCGAAGTTGCTCATTCCGGCGCTGAGGTTGCGGGCCCAGCGTATGAGCGTGTCGGCGTCCACGTCCGGCAGGCCGATGAAACGGGCGAGCGCGGTGCTCGCGGCGGGTTCGAAGTAGCTGGACATCAGGTCGTCCTGGCTACTGAGCTTGGTGGCGTACGGTCGTGCGGCCTCGCGGGTGACTGTGGTGGCCCGTTCGATGCGTTCGTGGGCGAATCGCGTGTCAACGGCGGCTCGCAGATCGGCGTGGGCGTCGCCCTCAACCTTGAGTACGGACCGTTCCCCGAATATCTGTGTGGCCAGCGAGGGGAAGGCGCTGGTGTACGACTCGTAGGCACTGAGGACCTGGCGCACGTCATCCCAGCGGGTGACCATCCACAGGTCGAGCTTCGGCAGCAGGACGACCGGCGCTTCGCGGCGGAGCCTGGCGAAGATCGGATAGGGGTCACTGCCGAGCTGGTCGAAGGTGATGGACGCGGCGAAGTCGTTCATCGACTTCATGCTCCCGTCGGCACACCCGGCTGCTCGGCGGCCGCCTCGTCGCCGCCGCGGCGAGGGCGCGGAACCGGATTGTCGCGCAGGTACTCGACCTCGGTGCGCACGTTCGCCAGCAGTTTGGCGGCGATGTCCTGGCTGAAGCCGTTGCGGATGACGAAGCGGATGACGGCTATGTGCTCCAGGCCAGGCGGCAGGTAGTACGTCGGGGCCTGCCAGCCGTGCATCTTCAGCCGGGCGGCCAGGTCGAAGACGGTGAAACCGTTGTAGCCGGGGGCGGTCCGCACGGCGAGCACCGGCAGTTCCGAGCCGTCGGCGATGAGCGAGAGCTCGGGGAGTTTCGCGATCTCCTCACCGAGGTAGGTCGCCACGTCCCGGCAGGTCTGCTGGACGGCCCGGTAGCCCTCGAAGCCGAGCCGAAGGAAGTTGTAGTACTGCGCGACGACCGGGGCGCCGGAGCGGGAGAAGTTGAGCGTGAAGGTGTCGATGTTGCCGCCGAGCAGGTCGCAGGAGAGCACCAGGTCCTGCGGCAGTGCGTCCGGCTCCTGCCAGACGATCCAGCCGACGCCGGGGTAGACCAGGCCGAACTTGTGGCCCGAGGTGTTGATCGACTGCACCCGGGGTAGCCGGAAATCCCACACCCTGTCGGGTTCCAGGAACGGGGTGATGAAGCCGCCCACTGCCGCGTCCACGTGCAGCGGTATTCGCAGCCCGCGCTCGGCCTCCAGCCGGTCCAGCTCGGCCGACATCTGCTCGATCGGGTCGTACTTGCCGCATTGCGTGGAGCCGAGCACACCGATGACCCCGATGGTGTTCTCGTCACAGAACTCGCGGAGCCGGGCCGGGTTCAAGGTGAAGGCCGGCTCCTCGATCGGTATCCAGCGCGGCTCCACGTCCCAGTACTGGCAGAACTTCGGCCAGCAGGTGTGGACGGCAGTGCCCATCACGAGGTTGGGGTTGGCGGTGGACAGCCCGGCCGCCCGGCGCCGCTCGCGCCACTGGAACTTCATCGCCAGCGCCCCGAGCATGGCCGCCTCGCTGGAGCCGCCTGTGGAACAGCCGACGCTGGCGCCGTTCGGGTCGCCCCACAGGTGATCGAGCATGTTGACGCAGCGCGCCTCGATGTCGGCCGTCTGCGGGTACTGGTCATGGTCGACGAGGTTGCGGTCGAGGGTTTCGGCGATGAGTTCGCGGGCCTGGGGCTCCATCCAGGTCGTGCAGAAGGTGGCCAGGTTGAGCCGGGCGTTGCCGTCGAGCAGGAGTTCGTCGCGGATGAGCGCCTGGGCCGCTGTGGGATTCATCGGGCTGGCCGGCATCTTGAACCGGGGTACGCCGCCTTCCGGCACCAGCCCGTTGTAAAGGGGATTGACATCGAGTGATTCTTGCCACCGGTCGGATTCGACTCGTCTGAGCATGAGCTTCACCCCTCGAAAGAGCTTTACGCCACGTCAAACACTCACGGTAGGCAATTGTTCACTATGAGTCAATATTGCGGCCGCGCTGACTTCCACGTTGAGCGGTGTTGCTGGTGGGTCGTCGGCGGTTGTTCGTGACGTCGGGCATGCTGTTGCGCTGGCACGCCCCCGCGCCGCGATGTCGGGAGCCTGGTCATGCGGGATTGACGGGACATTCGGTCCCTTCATAGCGTTTCCATAGCAACCCTGCCACGTGCAGGAAGGGTTTCCTGCACGACCCGCGACGGTCACGGAGGAGCTTGGCCATGCCAGAGACAGGCTGACGCGATACCGATGCGGCACCTGATTCGGTCGCCTGGTTGCCCAAGCACGACCGCCGTCCTCCTCGAACTGCAGTCGGGCGAGGTGCTTGGTTCCCATGCGCTGCTCCCCGCCTCGGTGCTGACGTCCATCATCGCGTCTGTACCAGCGGCGGGGCGTCGCAAGCGGCGTCCCGTGCGGTGACGACATGTCCTCTGCCGAGTCGACCCCGCCTCAGGTCCGGGTGACCTTGCCGGATGGGCAGGGAGTTCTCTCGGAGCCTGCGCCCTGGCGTTCTGGCGTTGATGCAGCTCAGCGCTGACACGGCTGAACATACACAGCGCAACCCAGGAGCGGTGCTATCGCTGGTTCGGGTGGTGGGCGGAGCCAGTCTGCACACGGACTTGGCCGTTGACACCCTCGGTGCACCTTTCGGCGACGAGCCAGGCTTATGGGTGGAAGCCTGCGAGGACTATGCGTTTGCTGGATCCTTGAGCGGTCCAGGCCGGGGTGGAGTGTGGAGGCGGGCCACCCCGGCCGGGGCTCATCGGATGTACTTCGCCGGCTTGGTGGAGGCGTTGAGCAGGTACTCCAGGGGTCCGCGGCGGAAGAAGCGGGACCAGATGGAGGCGAACGCGATCGCCCCGCCGATGAACATGAGCAGCGGCATCCAGGACTGCTGGGTGCCGGTCCCGCCGGGCACGGACAGCACGGACTGTGCGACGAAGTGGCCGACGTAGGCGGTCAGGGACATGGTGCCCACGGCGATGACGGGTTTGGCCAGGTGGCGCAGTCGCGGCAGGCGGTCCATCGCCACCGTCGCGCCGACGATCACGAGGATCGCGACTCCGACGCGTCCTCCGAGGCGCCCAGAATGAGCCCGAATCCCGACCGGACCAGTGCCTCGTCGTCCACCACCACTACCCGTATCACGCGCGCTCCGCCTCATCTTCATCCATGCCGCCCGGCTCATACCGCCTCGACCCTAAAGCCCCCAAGAGCCCCGTCGGCCCGGCGAGCGGCAGCTCCAGCCACACGGCGGGGTAGCACCCTCCAGTCGGCAGGGACACCGCAGCCTTCTGCCGGATACTCCATGATTGGCCTGATCTCCAGCCTGAGTGGCATCACACATCACCCAGACTCCCCGCTGCTCCCGGCCGACGCAGCGTCCCCTGGACGCGAGTGGCACGGGCAGGGCCGGCGGCCGCTGTGGTCCACCTGCATCAGCCGTGCACGGCCGACCTGCCGCCCAGCCCCAGCGCCGCCTCGCCCGGACGCCCTCGCCGCCGCCATCCGCCTGGCCGACAGCCGTGATGACCTCGGTGAGCGTGGCCACGTCGGGGTTGATCACGCGCAGGTGCGGCAAGCCCCT
The nucleotide sequence above comes from Nonomuraea helvata. Encoded proteins:
- a CDS encoding AbfB domain-containing protein is translated as MVLHTSRRSLLKAAAGIAVLPALPSVARASSAAAAFKHPGLLHTQADFDRIAAAVQAGAQPYKSGWDKLVANGHSKSTWKARPLETVVRGGTGQNYWQFYNDVHAAYQNALRWRISGEKAHGDAARDILNAWSGMLKAINGSSDRFLAAGIYGYQVANAAELMRGYPGFDVERFQKMLLTVFYPVNDRFLREHNGACITHYWANWDLCNMASVMAIGLFCDDQAKFERAVDYFKNGKGNGSIMNAIPFLHPGGLAQWQESGRDQAHTVMGIGLIGTIAEMAWNQGVDLYGYADNRIMKAAEYAAKYNLGQDVPFTTYKWGHGQNCAPQEQAVISSAARGQDRPVWELLYNHYANRRGLALPYTKAYAERVRAEGGGGDYGPNSGGFDQLGFGTLLFTRAAAASGGGGALPTGVTRTLQSINFPKEGIAASGALGVLGEAAPLRIVPGLADAKGYSFMDGDGRYLRHKNYRLRFDADNDTELFERDATFLARPASGAGTVRLESLNYPGRFIRHRHHQLWLDKDQDTSAFRADSTFKPATS
- a CDS encoding cytochrome P450, translated to MNDFAASITFDQLGSDPYPIFARLRREAPVVLLPKLDLWMVTRWDDVRQVLSAYESYTSAFPSLATQIFGERSVLKVEGDAHADLRAAVDTRFAHERIERATTVTREAARPYATKLSSQDDLMSSYFEPAASTALARFIGLPDVDADTLIRWARNLSAGMSNFAADSAVHEQAMAAATEIRQTIEPFARQTTDRPDNSVLSQLLHSGCPADTVRSAENIMPTFIEILSAFLEPAAGAGLTLLALLQHPTQMQAIRDDPRLIRKAVHETLRWLSPNGALSRRATKDVLLAGQIIPAGATVMAAIASAGRDESIFTDPDTFDINRDPFPNLGLGYSRHACLAAPVVGAIIAALLDVLLEQHPRLSLDPEQPHNLRGWKFRVLTNLHVRIGDPAGCVQ
- a CDS encoding cytochrome c biogenesis CcdA family protein, with the translated sequence MSDLPLALALTAGTVAAFNPCGFAMLPAYLTLLINDEETTRRGPIGRALMLSVAMTAGFVTVFGLFGLAVTALAVSVGGYLPWASLGIGVVLVGLGVWLLSGRELLLRLPGPATGRPTTSPLSLYGYGLSYALASLSCTVGPFLAVTSASLSGGGLLGGVAAFATYALGMGLVIAVLSLAVAFARAAVVARLRRLLPYVSRASGGLLTLAGLYVVYYGWYELRVFAGADADDPIVSTATAVQATIAGWLAGLGTGWIVVVLALLVVGALALCKTRRRDRIPE
- a CDS encoding DUF418 domain-containing protein — protein: MIVGATVAMDRLPRLRHLAKPVIAVGTMSLTAYVGHFVAQSVLSVPGGTGTQQSWMPLLMFIGGAIAFASIWSRFFRRGPLEYLLNASTKPAKYIR
- a CDS encoding redoxin domain-containing protein codes for the protein MFPVRTAAAMAAVALLAAGCGGAWQGEAASGTASASATSTATSTATSTLTASPAASVTPLPTASQEAEAAGKASAPAALEFSARTLDGEAFQGASLAGRPVVFWFWAPWCPKCLSEAPAVKAVAGKYSEVAFVGVAGLDTETAMKEFVQRTGTGNLVHLSDAKGVVWTKLGVSQQSTFVFMKPDGSTAIASGPLSRDKLDEHLRELLVR
- a CDS encoding glutamate decarboxylase produces the protein MLRRVESDRWQESLDVNPLYNGLVPEGGVPRFKMPASPMNPTAAQALIRDELLLDGNARLNLATFCTTWMEPQARELIAETLDRNLVDHDQYPQTADIEARCVNMLDHLWGDPNGASVGCSTGGSSEAAMLGALAMKFQWRERRRAAGLSTANPNLVMGTAVHTCWPKFCQYWDVEPRWIPIEEPAFTLNPARLREFCDENTIGVIGVLGSTQCGKYDPIEQMSAELDRLEAERGLRIPLHVDAAVGGFITPFLEPDRVWDFRLPRVQSINTSGHKFGLVYPGVGWIVWQEPDALPQDLVLSCDLLGGNIDTFTLNFSRSGAPVVAQYYNFLRLGFEGYRAVQQTCRDVATYLGEEIAKLPELSLIADGSELPVLAVRTAPGYNGFTVFDLAARLKMHGWQAPTYYLPPGLEHIAVIRFVIRNGFSQDIAAKLLANVRTEVEYLRDNPVPRPRRGGDEAAAEQPGVPTGA